In the genome of Armatimonadota bacterium, one region contains:
- the lepA gene encoding elongation factor 4 produces the protein MDQAHIRNFCIIAHIDHGKSTLADRILEHCGAVRGTAQEQMLDTMELERERGITIKMTAVRMEYTARNGETYQFNLIDTPGHVDFTYEVSRALDACEGAILIVDATQGVEAQTIANANMAMTQNLTIVPVINKMDLPHADPEMARDEIENTLMIDGSEAIPCSAKTGLGIGDILEAVVERIPPPKGDPDAPLRALIFDSHFDTYQGAVAYCRVVDGSVKPGSKIKMMSTGKTFDVDEVGVFRPRLERGLELNCGEVGFLTAAIKTIGDASVGDTITSGELSASQALPGYRKAKSMVYCGLYPTDSDQYEDLRDAIQKLQLNDASLEYEPETSAALGFGFRCGFLGLLHMDIMRERLEREFDLDLILTAPSVDYHVFKTDGSMLHISNPSELPPTHHIAAIEEPVVNSTIMVPTEWVGAVMTLCQDRRGVFKRTEYMTPTRAILYYQLPLGEILLDFFDKLKSSTKGYASFDYEFAGYEPSDLVKVDILLNGDPVDALSFIVNRQFSYIRGKAIVEQLRKVVPRQQFEVKIQAAIGAKIISADVIKPFRKNVIAKCYGGDVTRKRKLLEKQKKGKKRMKNIGSIEVPQEAFLSVLKVAE, from the coding sequence ATGGATCAGGCGCACATCCGCAACTTCTGCATCATTGCCCACATCGATCACGGCAAGTCCACTTTGGCTGACCGGATCTTGGAGCATTGCGGGGCCGTGCGCGGAACTGCCCAAGAGCAGATGCTCGACACTATGGAACTGGAACGCGAGCGCGGCATCACGATTAAGATGACCGCCGTGCGGATGGAATACACGGCGCGCAACGGCGAGACCTATCAGTTCAACTTGATCGACACGCCGGGCCACGTCGACTTCACCTATGAGGTCAGCCGGGCTTTGGATGCGTGCGAAGGCGCCATTTTAATCGTCGACGCCACCCAGGGGGTCGAAGCGCAAACCATCGCCAATGCCAACATGGCCATGACCCAAAACCTAACCATCGTCCCCGTGATCAACAAGATGGACCTCCCCCACGCCGACCCGGAGATGGCAAGGGACGAAATCGAGAACACGCTGATGATCGACGGGTCGGAGGCGATCCCATGCTCGGCCAAAACGGGGCTCGGAATCGGGGACATTTTGGAAGCGGTGGTCGAACGGATCCCTCCGCCAAAGGGCGATCCCGATGCCCCCTTGCGCGCCCTCATTTTCGACAGCCATTTCGACACCTATCAAGGCGCGGTTGCCTATTGCCGGGTGGTGGATGGTTCGGTGAAGCCGGGCAGCAAGATCAAAATGATGTCCACCGGCAAAACGTTTGATGTGGACGAAGTTGGGGTGTTCCGCCCCCGTTTGGAGCGAGGGCTAGAGCTCAATTGCGGTGAAGTCGGCTTCCTGACGGCAGCGATCAAAACGATCGGCGATGCCAGTGTTGGGGACACTATTACGAGCGGTGAGTTGTCCGCTTCCCAGGCTTTGCCGGGATACCGCAAGGCCAAATCGATGGTTTATTGCGGGCTTTACCCCACCGACTCTGACCAGTACGAAGACCTCCGCGACGCCATCCAGAAACTCCAGCTTAACGATGCGTCTTTGGAATATGAACCGGAGACCTCGGCGGCCTTGGGATTTGGGTTCCGCTGTGGGTTTTTGGGACTGCTCCACATGGACATCATGCGGGAGCGACTCGAGCGCGAGTTTGACCTCGACCTAATCTTGACCGCACCGAGCGTGGATTACCACGTGTTCAAAACGGATGGGTCGATGCTGCACATCTCCAACCCCTCGGAGCTCCCGCCGACCCACCACATTGCCGCGATAGAAGAACCCGTGGTGAATTCGACGATCATGGTGCCGACGGAATGGGTGGGGGCAGTGATGACCCTTTGCCAAGACCGGCGCGGGGTGTTTAAACGCACCGAATACATGACTCCGACCCGGGCGATCCTTTATTACCAATTGCCGCTGGGTGAAATCCTGCTGGATTTCTTCGACAAACTCAAATCGTCCACCAAAGGCTATGCCAGTTTCGATTACGAGTTTGCCGGCTATGAACCGAGTGACTTGGTCAAGGTGGACATTTTGCTGAACGGCGACCCGGTCGATGCTTTGAGCTTCATCGTCAACCGCCAATTCTCCTACATTCGGGGCAAGGCGATAGTCGAGCAACTGCGCAAGGTGGTGCCGCGCCAACAATTCGAGGTCAAAATTCAAGCGGCGATCGGGGCCAAGATTATTTCGGCCGATGTGATCAAACCGTTCCGCAAAAACGTGATCGCCAAGTGCTATGGCGGCGACGTAACCCGCAAGCGGAAGCTGCTTGAAAAGCAAAAGAAAGGCAAGAAGCGGATGAAGAACATCGGCAGCATCGAAGTGCCGCAAGAGGCATTCTTGAGCGTGCTCAAGGTTGCCGAATAG
- a CDS encoding c-type cytochrome — MKPFAFLSLAAIGLALAACSSSPTPSGSESGTGGGTGAAKVAFSSGVGTILEQNCVSCHSGDRPKEGIDVSSYANVMKGGEHGPIVVAGKSDESVLYKALTGNGAKKMPPGDKGLSQEDIDKVKAWIDSGAAE, encoded by the coding sequence ATGAAGCCTTTCGCGTTTTTGAGCCTCGCCGCCATCGGGCTGGCGTTGGCCGCCTGTAGTTCAAGCCCGACGCCTTCCGGTTCTGAATCTGGAACTGGCGGGGGTACTGGGGCCGCCAAAGTTGCTTTCTCTTCTGGGGTGGGAACCATCTTGGAGCAAAACTGCGTGAGCTGCCACTCAGGCGACCGTCCCAAAGAAGGGATCGACGTCTCGTCCTACGCCAACGTGATGAAAGGCGGCGAGCACGGCCCCATCGTCGTGGCGGGCAAAAGCGACGAAAGCGTGCTTTACAAAGCACTCACCGGCAATGGGGCCAAGAAAATGCCCCCGGGCGACAAGGGCCTGAGCCAGGAAGACATCGACAAAGTCAAAGCCTGGATCGATTCCGGCGCCGCGGAATAG